One genomic window of Poecilia reticulata strain Guanapo unplaced genomic scaffold, Guppy_female_1.0+MT scaffold_1767, whole genome shotgun sequence includes the following:
- the LOC108166100 gene encoding mucin-5AC-like encodes PSTTTAAPATTTQTTTAAQTSITAATTTITGSPIKTTATLSTTTGSTTTTTELPTTTTASPTTTTAVQTTTTATPTTTTEATTTTTAAPSPTTAAPTKTSVATATTTVAPTTITGSPIKTTTTLSTTTGFIPTTTEAPTTAAPSTTVSPIKTTATLSTTTGSTTTATEVPTSTTTAPTTTTGGATTTTAAQTTTTGGATTATIAPTTTSEATATTTTIAAPTSITGSPIKTTATLSTTTAAPTTTTEATATTTAAPTTTTAAPTTKTEATATTTAAQTTITGSPIKTTSTLLTTRGSITTTTEAPTT; translated from the coding sequence CTCCatcaacaaccacagcagctccagccaCAACAACTCAAACAACAACTGCAGCTCAAACGTCAATCACAGCAGCAACAACCACAATCACAGGATCACCTATTAAAACCACAGCTACTCTATCAACAACAACAGGTTctacaaccacaacaactgaactaccaacaacaaccacagcttccccaaccacaaccacagcagtTCAAACCACAACCACTgcaactccaaccacaacaactgaagcaacAACCACCACCACTGCAGCTCCATCaccaaccacagcagctccaaccaaaACAAGTGTAGCTACAGCCACAACCACAGTAGCTCCAACCACAATCACAGGATCACCTATTAAAACCACAACTACCTTATCGACAACCACAGGATTTATAcccacaacaactgaagcaccaacaacagctgctccatCAACGACAGTATCACCTATTAAAACCACAGCTACTCTCTCGACAACCACAGGATCTACAACCACAGCAACTGAAGTACCAACATCAACCACaacagctccaaccacaaccactggAGGtgcaaccacaaccacagcagctcaaaCCACAACCACTGGAGGTGCAACCACAGCCACAatagctccaaccacaacaagtGAAGCTACAGCCACAACCACAACCATTGCAGCTCCAACATCAATCACAGGATCACCTATTAAAACCACAGCTACTCTATCAACAACCACtgcagctccaactacaacaactgaagctacagccacaaccacagcagcaccaacaacaaccacagcagctccaactacaaAAACTGAAGCTACAgccacaaccacagcagctcaaaCCACAATCACAGGATCACCTATTAAAACCACATCTACCCTATTGACAACCAGAGGATCTAtaaccacaacaactgaagcaccaacaaca